Proteins from a genomic interval of bacterium:
- a CDS encoding O-antigen ligase family protein: MIASFLFGVGLVLLISNDIMISRENHWKSLTHRLIPLTLLLLITLISLIVSIAYTNKAGMICFLAITSTVVIVYILASTKHLLFLAVTSMILAISPFVSFAKSPWIYNMWWFLLLILFVHRAKYDEHKIDYPSMKIFLIFGFLYFLWACFSFLFSPVQDSKTVFKIFGVASQLLFIVLLVGNTKTMNDVLALATGFLVGFLIIATLMLKSMLEMMSSLNAILLMAIGFRASVGEISPNIITVPILITFIIALSFAKKSSGYMKYIFILITLSALFLIVSSGSRAMILVVLLVTPYLMSFTKKAYRNTLFVLAGFALLVFTFYTLNQSIAESLLRLNSIASGSGRILIWENSLELIRSSPIIGTGPNSSMILLQQEVNQFSSGSTRWTGGRAHNVFINEAIDTGLVGVTLFLLFHIGLFVWISRMVPDKKSPWRVAAFGVLAGFLIRGFFEANDLLLSPDKLKTAYAPIVSIVLAVGYRIQVSRSEDRSRSNFRKENVS, translated from the coding sequence ATGATCGCTTCTTTCTTGTTCGGTGTCGGTTTAGTTTTATTGATTAGTAATGATATCATGATTTCTCGTGAAAACCATTGGAAATCGTTGACTCACCGTTTGATTCCACTAACATTATTGCTACTGATAACACTTATATCATTGATTGTTTCGATTGCTTATACAAATAAAGCGGGAATGATCTGCTTTTTGGCGATAACCAGTACTGTTGTTATTGTATACATATTAGCATCTACAAAGCATCTCCTATTCTTGGCTGTGACATCAATGATATTAGCGATATCTCCTTTTGTAAGTTTTGCAAAAAGTCCATGGATTTATAACATGTGGTGGTTTCTTCTACTTATATTATTTGTGCATCGTGCGAAGTATGACGAGCATAAAATTGATTACCCATCGATGAAAATATTTTTAATATTTGGTTTTTTATATTTCCTATGGGCTTGCTTCTCGTTCTTATTCTCACCGGTTCAAGATTCAAAAACTGTGTTTAAGATATTCGGAGTTGCTTCTCAGTTATTGTTTATTGTACTTCTGGTCGGGAACACGAAAACAATGAATGATGTTCTGGCATTAGCAACGGGTTTTCTGGTTGGCTTTCTAATCATTGCGACATTGATGCTTAAATCTATGCTTGAAATGATGTCGTCACTGAATGCAATCTTGTTGATGGCAATTGGGTTTCGTGCATCGGTTGGTGAGATAAGTCCAAACATCATCACAGTTCCAATATTGATAACTTTCATCATTGCTCTATCATTTGCAAAAAAATCCAGTGGTTACATGAAATATATATTTATACTGATAACTCTATCTGCCTTGTTTTTAATTGTTTCTTCTGGTTCAAGAGCGATGATATTGGTAGTACTACTGGTTACACCTTATCTAATGTCATTCACCAAAAAAGCTTACAGAAATACCTTGTTTGTGTTGGCTGGATTCGCTTTATTGGTATTTACTTTTTACACTTTAAACCAGAGCATTGCAGAGTCACTCCTACGCTTAAATAGCATAGCATCTGGTAGTGGGCGAATTCTGATTTGGGAAAACTCGTTAGAGTTAATTCGAAGCAGTCCAATAATCGGTACCGGACCAAACTCTTCAATGATTTTATTGCAACAGGAAGTGAACCAGTTTTCCTCAGGTTCTACTAGATGGACTGGCGGAAGAGCACATAATGTGTTTATCAATGAAGCAATCGATACTGGATTAGTTGGTGTTACTCTATTCTTGCTGTTTCATATCGGTTTGTTTGTTTGGATTTCTCGGATGGTGCCTGACAAAAAATCGCCTTGGCGAGTCGCAGCTTTCGGTGTGTTAGCAGGTTTTCTCATTCGAGGCTTTTTTGAAGCAAATGATTTACTGCTTTCGCCCGATAAACTGAAAACAGCCTATGCTCCGATTGTATCAATCGTACTCGCTGTTG